In the genome of Populus nigra chromosome 9, ddPopNigr1.1, whole genome shotgun sequence, one region contains:
- the LOC133702935 gene encoding ADP-ribosylation factor GTPase-activating protein AGD12-like yields the protein MSRFSELKHAASGKRRLKDLLLQSDNRFCADCGAPDPKWASANIGVFICLKCCGVHRSLGTHISKVLSVTLDEWSDDEIDSMTEVGGNSSANAIYEAFLPEGVSKPGPDSSHEERMRFIRSKYELQEFLKPSLRITSGKTSSSSLKSSFSTKLFDSFRIPSVSKNSEGMVEFIGLVKVKVKKGTNLAIRDMLSSDPYVILTLGKQTVQTTVMKSNLNPVWNEELMLSVPQDFGPIKLSVFDHDTFSADDIMGEAEIDIQPLITSAMAFGDPEMFGNMQIGKWLKSHDNALVVDSIINIVDGKVMQEISLKLQNVECGELEVELEWMPLDQ from the exons ATGAGCCGATTTTCAGAGCTGAAGCATGCTGCCTCAG gTAAAAGAAGATTAAAAGATTTATTGCTCCAAAGTGATAATCGCTTTTGTGCTGATTGTGGTGCTCCCGATCCTAAGTGGGC ATCAGCAAATATTGGGGTTTTCATATGCTTAAAATGCTGTGGGGTACACAGAAGCCTTGGCACACATATCTCAAAG GTTTTATCTGTGACGTTGGATGAATGGtctgatgatgaaattgattcCATGACTGAAGTTGGAGGAAACTCATCTGCTAATGCAATTTATGAGGCCTTTTTACCTGAAGGAGTTTCAAAGCCAGGACCAGATTCCAGTCATGAGGAGCGTATGAGGTTCATCAG GTCAAAGTATGAGCTTCAAGAGTTTTTGAAACCTAGTTTGCGGATTACATCAGGGAAGACTTCCTCATCTTCTCTCAAGTCAAGTTTTTCCACGAAGCTCTTTGATAGTTTTCGAATTCCGAGTGTATCAAAGAATTCG GAAGGCATGGTAGAATTTATTGGATTAGTGAAGGTTAAAGTTAAAAAAGGTACAAATTTAGCTATCAGAGATATGTTGTCAAGTGATCCCTACGTGATCCTTACTCTTGGGAAACAG ACTGTTCAAACCACTGTGATGAAGAGCAACTTGAATCCAGTCTGGAATGAAGAACTCATGCTATCTGTTCCACAGGATTTTGGGCCCATAAAGTTG AGTGTTTTCGATCATGACACATTTTCGGCTGATGATATAATGGGGGAAGCAGAGATTGACATCCAGCCGTTGATAACATCAGCAATGGCATTTGGGGACCCGGAAATGTTTGGAAATATGCAGATTGGGAAATGGCTGAAATCACATGACAATGCCCTTGTTGTTGATAGCATCATAAACATTGTTGATGGGAAGGTGATGCAGGAGATCTCATTGAAGCTTCAGAATGTTGAGTGTGGTGAACTAGAAGTAGAACTAGAGTGGATGCCTCTTGACCAGTAA